The Pseudarthrobacter sp. BIM B-2242 region GCAAACGGCTCGGCGCCGCAGTGCTGGACTGGCTGGCCCCCGTCGCAGTCCTGGTGGTGACGTTCGCCATCGGCTTCGCGGGCATCACCCGCACCCTCAGCGGCGGGTTCATCATCTATGACACAGCCTCCGTCGTCCTGTTCGGCAGCATCGGCCTGGGCCTGACGATCGTCTACCTGGTGGTCCTGCTGGGCATGGAAGGCCGTTCCGGCGCCACCATCGGCAACCGGGTCATGGGCATCCGCAGCGCTGACACGGACGGCTACGCCCCCGGCACCGGCGCGGTGTTCCTGCGGGGCCTCATCACAGGCGCCGGTATTGTTCTGGCGTTTGTGGCGGCCGTGCTCATCGTCATCTTCAAATGGTTCGACATTGCCCTGTTCATCCTCGGGCCGCTGGTCCTTCTCGGTACCGTCTGGGCTGTCCTGGTGGTGGTTTCCAACACCTGGGACGCCAACGGGAAACTGCGCGGCTGGCATGATGCCGCCGCTAAAACCCTGGTCTTCGACGTCAGCGCAGGCCGCAACCCCATCACCTCGGGCGGGATCCAGGGCCCGTACAGTTTCGCGCCGCTGGACCTGCCGCCCGTCCAGCAGGTCGCTTCGCCCGTGGCCCGGCAGGCCGCTCCCGTCCAGCCATATGCTGCACCTCCTGCCCCGGCACCCGCACAGTCGGCAGCCGCACAGCCGGCCACCGAACAGCCCGCACCCGCGCAGGCGTACGCAGCGCCGCAGCCACCCGCCGCACAGCCTGCACCCTCGCAGCCTTACGCAGCGCCGCAGCCCTATGCGCCGGCGTCGTTCTCCCCACCTGCCGCCCCCGCGTCCCACATACCCGAAACTCCTGCGGCCACTCTTCCCGTACCCGCCGCCGCCACCGCACATCCGGACGACGACCTGGACCGCACGCAGATGCGCGGCGGTGCGCCGTATGCGCCTCCGGTCGCGGTGCTGCGGATAAAGCTCGACGACGGCCGGGACTTCCAGCTCGATCAAAACGTCCTGGTGGGACGGAACCCCGTGGGCCAGGCGGGCGAGCAGCAGGCGCAGCTCCTGGCGGTCAACGATCCGGGCCGCTCGATTTCCAAA contains the following coding sequences:
- a CDS encoding RDD family protein, whose product is MAANLELVPATAGKRLGAAVLDWLAPVAVLVVTFAIGFAGITRTLSGGFIIYDTASVVLFGSIGLGLTIVYLVVLLGMEGRSGATIGNRVMGIRSADTDGYAPGTGAVFLRGLITGAGIVLAFVAAVLIVIFKWFDIALFILGPLVLLGTVWAVLVVVSNTWDANGKLRGWHDAAAKTLVFDVSAGRNPITSGGIQGPYSFAPLDLPPVQQVASPVARQAAPVQPYAAPPAPAPAQSAAAQPATEQPAPAQAYAAPQPPAAQPAPSQPYAAPQPYAPASFSPPAAPASHIPETPAATLPVPAAATAHPDDDLDRTQMRGGAPYAPPVAVLRIKLDDGRDFQLDQNVLVGRNPVGQAGEQQAQLLAVNDPGRSISKTHLHLLTDGAGIWVTDRNSTNGSAVTTPDGRRTPLQPGVPAFISPGSTVHFGDRSFHLGQA